One window of the Janthinobacterium sp. PAMC25594 genome contains the following:
- a CDS encoding Spy/CpxP family protein refolding chaperone — translation MKHLSIAVSLLLLSACSMPLLALAQQESAPDGPPARAMPGPPPGLGHGAGPGAPGLPPFLHGIELSEAQQDKVFTATYAQAPLLREQEKIAFKAHAQLRELAGSSAYDDAQASTLANTAAQAMAKISLLHARLEQQLLAVLTPEQRQQARQRGDSRPGPRRPQLPTGE, via the coding sequence ATGAAACACCTGAGTATCGCCGTATCCCTGCTGCTGCTGTCCGCTTGCAGCATGCCGCTGCTGGCACTCGCCCAGCAGGAATCTGCGCCGGACGGCCCGCCAGCGCGCGCCATGCCGGGGCCGCCGCCCGGCCTGGGCCACGGTGCCGGACCCGGCGCGCCAGGCTTGCCACCGTTCCTGCACGGCATCGAGCTGAGCGAAGCGCAGCAGGACAAGGTTTTCACCGCCACCTACGCGCAGGCGCCCTTGCTGCGAGAACAGGAAAAGATCGCCTTCAAGGCCCATGCGCAACTGCGCGAGCTGGCCGGGTCCAGCGCCTACGACGATGCGCAGGCCAGCACGCTGGCAAACACGGCGGCGCAAGCCATGGCGAAGATCAGCTTGCTGCATGCGCGGCTGGAGCAGCAATTGCTGGCCGTGCTGACGCCGGAGCAGCGCCAGCAGGCGCGGCAGCGGGGCGACAGCCGCCCCGGCCCGCGCCGTCCCCAATTACCCACAGGAGAGTGA